CTGGTTCCAAGTAAAGGTGTAGCTGCCCGGGGCGTTGAAAGTGACTGTGCCATTGGGGTTGACGGTGTAGGTATTCGGAGTGATCGTTCCGGTCAGGACCGAGCCATCTGTGTGGGTGACGGTGTGCAGAGAGATCGGCGCGCCAACCGAAGCGGACAGGTCCGGCGGCCTCTGGTCATGGGCCGTCGTGATGGCGGCCGCTTGACCAGAAAGCGACGACAGATCGATGATGCGGTTACTGTCGAGGGACAGCACCCCCAGCAGGTTCAGGCCAGCCAGAGGGCTGACATCAGTGATCAGATTCTTGTAGAGGAAAAGGTCTGTCAGGTCAGTCAGGCGAGCCAACGGGCTAATATCGGTGATTTGGTTCTGGTCGAGCCAGAGTAATGTCAGCGAGTTCAGGCCAGCGAGCGCGCTGACGTCGGTGATTTGGTTTTGAGACAAGTACAGGTACGTAAGCGAAGTCAAGTGTCCAAGTGGGCCAACGTCGGTGATTTGGTTGGTGGTCAGGACCAGGTACGTCAGCGACGTCAGGGTCCCAAGTGGACCAGC
The nucleotide sequence above comes from Micrococcales bacterium. Encoded proteins:
- a CDS encoding leucine-rich repeat domain-containing protein: MSIRNRRGLAVAVAAALAAAGLTTLPISAAQAAPGDPVVFGDSRLQACAELEVGLAPVTEGDAALVTSLSCDYLDINDLTGLEKFTGLEVLSLTGNQIGDLGPLSHLTSLEELSLALNQVSDISDLAGLHSLTALNLAFNQISDISPLANLNSLTALSLDGNQVTDAGPLGTLTSLTYLVLTTNQITDVGPLGHLTSLTYLYLSQNQITDVSALAGLNSLTLLWLDQNQITDISPLARLTDLTDLFLYKNLITDVSPLAGLNLLGVLSLDSNRIIDLSSLSGQAAAITTAHDQRPPDLSASVGAPISLHTVTHTDGSVLTGTITPNTYTVNPNGTVTFNAPGSYTFTWNQ